A window of Solea senegalensis isolate Sse05_10M linkage group LG20, IFAPA_SoseM_1, whole genome shotgun sequence contains these coding sequences:
- the eif3i gene encoding eukaryotic translation initiation factor 3 subunit I, protein MKPILLQGHERSITQIKYNREGDLLFSVAKDPIANVWYSVNGERLGTYNGHTGAVWCVDCDWDTKNVLTGSADNSCRLWDCQTGKQLALLNTSSAVRTCGFDFSGNIIMFSTDKQMGYQCFLNFFDLRDPQQIDDNQPYLTIPCSEHKITSAVWGPLGEFVIAGHENGEINQFSAKSGEVLKKVKEHSRQINDIQTSVDLTMFITASKDNSAKLFDSASLDHIKTFKTERPVNSAAISPIMDHVVMGGGQEAMEVTTTSTRIGKFEARFFHAAYEEEFGRVKGHFGPINCVAFHPDGKSYSSGGEDGYTRIHYFDPQYFDFELEA, encoded by the exons ATG AAACCCATCCTGCTTCAGGGCCACGAGAGGTCCATCACCCAGATCAAGTACAACAGAGAAGGAGACCTGCTCTTCTCTGTAGCTAAGGACCCT ATAGCCAACGTGTGGTACTCTGTCAATGGTGAGAGGCTCGGCACCTACAAtggacacacaggagctgtgtgGTGTGTCGATTGTGACT GGGACACAAAAAATGTATTGACAGGGTCGGCTGACAACAGCTGTCGACTGTGGGACTGCCAGACCG GTAAACAGCTGGCCCTGCTAAACACCAGCTCTGCTGTTAGGACCTGTGGTTTCGACTTCAGCGGCAACATCATCATGTTCTCCACAGATAAGCAGATGGGTTACCAGTGCTTTCTGAACTTCTTTGACCTGAGGGATCCACAGCAGATAG ATGACAACCAGCCATACCTGACGATACCTTGCAGCGAACACAAGATCACCAGTGCCGTGTGGGGACCTCTGGGAGAGTTTGTGATTGCTGGCCACGAGAATGGAGAGATCAACCAGTTCAGTGCCAAG TCTGGAGAGGTTCTGAAGAAAGTCAAGGAGCACAGCAGGCAGATCAATGATATCCAGACATCAGTGGACCTGACGATGTTCATCACTGCATCAAAGGACAACAGTGCCAAG CTCTTTGACTCCGCCTCTCTGGATCACATCAAGACTTTCAAGACGGAGCGACCCGTCAACTCCGCCGCTATCTCTCCAATCATGGATCAT GTGGTGATGGGAGGTGGACAGGAAGCCATGGAAGTCACCACGACCTCAACCAGGATCGGCAAGTTTGAGGCCAG GTTCTTCCACGCTGCTTATGAAGAGGAGTTTGGCAGGGTCAAAGGGCATTTTGGCCCCATTAACTGTGTGGCGTTCCACCCTGACggcaaaag TTACAGCAGTGGAGGAGAAGACGGATATACAAGGATTCATTACTTTGACCCACAATACTTTGACTTTGAGCTGGAGGCATAA
- the LOC122786383 gene encoding probable histone deacetylase 1-B: protein MALAQGTKKKVCYYYDGDVGNYYYGQGHPMKPHRIRMTHNLLLNYGLYRKMEIYRPHKASGEEMTKYHSDDYIKFLRSIRPDNMSEYSKQMQRFNVGEDCPVFDGLFEFCQLSTGGSVAGAVKLNKQQTDIAINWAGGLHHAKKSEASGFCYVNDIVLAILELLKYHQRVLYVDIDIHHGDGVEEAFYTTDRVMTVSFHKYGEYFPGTGDLRDIGAGKGKYYAVNYPLRDGIDDESYEAIFKPIIAKVMEMYQPSAVVLQCGADSLSGDRLGCFNLTIKGHAKCVEYVKSFNLPLLMLGGGGYTIRNVARCWTYETSVALDSSIPNELPYNDYFEYFGPDFKLHISPSNMTNQNTNEYLEKIKQRLFENLRMLPHAPGVQMHAIPEDAPHPDSGEEDEEDPDKRVSIRAHDKRIACEEEFSDSEDEAEGQGGGRRNAANHKKAKRVKKEEEKEGEEKKEVKEEEKEEEKMDTSGPKEEVKT, encoded by the exons ATGGCGCTGGCTcaaggaacaaagaaaaaagtttgcTATTACTACGATG gTGATGTGGGGAACTATTACTATGGACAGGGCCATCCCATGAAACCCCACAGGATCCGTATGACTCACAACCTGCTTCTCAACTACGGACTGTACAGGAAAATGGAGATCTAT cGGCCACACAAAGCCAGTGGTGAAGAGATGACAAAATACCACAGCGACGACTACATTAAGTTCCTGAGGTCGATCCGGCCGGACAACATGTCAGAGTACAGCAAACAGATGCAAAGAT TCAATGTCGGAGAGGACTGCCCAGTGTTTGATGGCCTGTTTGAGTTTTGTCAGCTGTCAACAGGTGGCTCTGTCG CTGGAGCAGTGAAACTGAACAAGCAGCAGACGGATATCGCCATCAACTGGGCCGGTGGACTCCATCACGCCAAGAAGTCTGAGGCCTCTGGTTTCTGCTACGTCAATGACATTGTCCTGGCCATCCTTGAGCTGCTCAA GTACCACCAGAGAGTGCTATACGTCGACATTGACATCCATCATGGTGATGGGGTGGAGGAGGCGTTCTACACCACAGACAGAGTCATGACTGTCTCATTCCACAAATATGGAGAGTACTTCCCTGGCACTGGAGACCTGAGG GACATTGGCGCAGGAAAGGGCAAATACTACGCAGTAAACTACCCACTCAGAGATGGTATTGATGACGAGTCCTATGAAGCCATCTTCAAACca aTCATAGCTAAAGTCATGGAGATGTACCAGCCAAGTGCTGTGGTCCTCCAGTGTGGTGCTGATTCTCTCTCTGGAGACAGACTCGGCTGCTTCAACCTCACCATCAAAG GCCATGCCAAATGTGTCGAGTACGTCAAAAGTTTCAACCTGCCTCTGCTGATGCTGGGCGGTGGCGGCTACACCATCCGCAATGTGGCCCGGTGCTGGACATATGAAACGTCTGTCGCCTTGGACAGCTCCATCCCCAACGAGCTGCCCTACAATGACTACTTTGAATACTTTGGGCCCGACTTCAAACTGCACATCAGCCCGTCCAACATGACCAACCAGAACACCAACGAATACCTGGAGAAGATCAAGCAGCGGCTGTTCGAAAACCTGCGTATGCTGCCTCACGCCCCTGGTGTACAGATGCATGCGATCCCAGAGGACGCCCCCCATCCAGACAGCggagaagaggacgaggaggacccCGACAAACGTGTCTCTA TCCGTGCCCACGACAAGAGGATAGCCTGCGAGGAGGAATTCTCCGACTCTGAGGATGAGGCAGAGGGGCAGGGAGGAGGCCGCAGGAACGCAGCCAACCACAAGAAGGCCAAACGAgtgaaaaaggaagaagagaaggaaggagaggaaaagaaag aagtgaaagaggaggagaaggaggaagagaagatgGACACATCAGG ACCAAAAGAAGAGGTGAAGACCTGA